The proteins below come from a single Melitaea cinxia chromosome 9, ilMelCinx1.1, whole genome shotgun sequence genomic window:
- the LOC123656386 gene encoding ESF1 homolog encodes MGDILKDNRFAKYLNDPRYRQIPKHERKVKIDKRFQSMFSDEKFKVKYTVDKRGRPINETSTENLRKYYDLDESDESDDDLESSTNNRSKSEETRNSAYKEDETESSVGQFVRRRPSDDEDNENEKSEKPELNKNDKLVRGDLDTKIKNRLLDLDVDYARGEGFIMTDSSSDEESSESEEDSEVEHEWGELDADAETTEESTRRIAICHMDWDYIKASDLMVLLNSFLPPGGLIHHVTIYPSEYGLKRMQEEELRGPIELTEKTETDRLSDDGGNEEGSKYHMEKLRRYQLNRLKYYYAVVECDSVATADKLYSECDGMEYESSATKLDMRFIPDETTFDQEPREVCNKLPDLTKYKPRLFTTTALQQAKVDLTWDTTNPNRAEAIKSALDGKIDDLDLKEYLASSSEDESTEEQEQKSSDETDDPIQKYKMLLQDIEKKEEKKQNKDMEMEITWGMGLKEKADELVKKKLNEDTKNLTPFEQLLQKRKEKKKERKLKNKKENNKDNSDENSSDDEVPSDIDMNDPYFAEEFNKPEFKSRKSKNITENTENESQNSEDEEKRKAELELLLDEEDGKEHFSLKKIQEAENITKKSKRKRKLKEKMKDKKESVPDFEINLNDERFSALYDSHLYNIDPSDPNFKKTKNMEKIIQEKLKRRPRDSVISENTPKKRREDAELNVLVKNIKRKTKQVLNK; translated from the exons atgggTGATATCCTAAAAGACAATCGATTTGCCAAGTATTTAAATGATCCGCGTTACAGACAAATCCCAAAACATGAACGAAAAGTTAAAATAGATAAAAGGTTTCAGTCTATGTTTAGtgatgaaaaatttaaagtaaaatacacAGTTGATAAACGAGGCAGACCTATAAACGAAACGTCCACGGaaaatttacgtaaatattacGATTTGGATGAATCTGACGAAAGTGACGATGATTTGGAATCTAGTACCAACAATCGATCAAAAAGTGAAGAAACTCGTAATTCAGCCTACAAGGAGGATGAAACCGAATCGAGTGTAGGTCAGTTTGTCAGACGGAGGCCAAGTGACGACGAAGATAACGAAAACGAAAAGAGCGAAAAAcctgaattaaataaaaacgacAAACTCGTTCGTGGTGATTTGGACACGAAAATTAAGAATCGACTACTAGATTTAGATGTTGATTACGCTCGTGGAGAAG GTTTTATTATGACTGATTCATCAAGTGATGAAGAAAGTAGTGAAAGTGAAGAAGATAGTGAGGTAGAACATGAGTGGGGGGAACTAGACGCTGATGCAGAGACTACTGAAGAATCCACGAGAAG gATTGCAATTTGTCATATGGATTGGGATTACATCAAAGCATCTGATCTTATGGTGCTACTTAATTCATTCTTACCACCAGGTGGTCTCATACATCATGTtact atTTATCCTTCCGAATATGGTTTAAAAAGAATGCAAGAGGAAGAATTGAGAGGACCAATTGAGTTAACAGAAAAGACGGAGACTGACAGACTTTCAGATGATGGCGGCAATGAAGAAG gTTCAAAATATCACATGGAGAAACTACGTCGCTACCAGCTGAATAGATTGAAGTACTACTACGCGGTGGTCGAGTGCGACTCAGTGGCTACGGCCGACAAGCTGTACAGTGAATGCGACGGCATGGAGTACGAGAGCAGCGCTACGAAGCTGGATATGCGCTTTATACCCGACGAGACCACTTTCGACCAg GAGCCTCGTGAAGTATGTAACAAGCTGCCTGATTTGACAAAATACAAACCACGTTTGTTCACAACAACAGCCTTGCAACAGGCCAAGGTAGACCTCACATGGGACACCACTAATCCAAACAGAGCTGAAGCAATTAAAAGCGCACTTGATGGGAAAATAGATGATTTagatttaaaagaatatttagcATCCAGCAGTGAAG ATGAAAGTACAGAAGAACAGGAACAAAAATCAAGTGATGAAACTGATGATCCTATACAGAAATACAAAATGTTACTGCAAGACATTGAGAAAAAGGAAGAGAAGAAACAAAACAAGGATATGGAAATGGAAATTACATGGGGCATGGGACTTAAAGAAAAGGCAGATGAATTAGTAAAGAAGAAATTAAATGAAG ATACCAAAAATTTGACACCTTTTGAACAACTATTACAaaagagaaaagaaaagaaaaaagaacgCAAGTTGAAGAATAAAAAAGAGAATAACAAAGATAATTCTGATGAAAATTCATCTGATGATGAAGTGCCGTCAGATATTGATATGAATGATCCATACTTTGCGGAAGAATTCAATAAACCCGAATTTAAGAGTAGGAAATCTAAGAATATAACTGAAAATACGGAAAATGAAAGTCAGAACTCTGAAGATGAAGAAAAACGAAAGGCAGAGCTGGAATTATTGTTAGATGAAGAGGATGGCAAAGAGCATTTcagtttgaaaaaaatacaagaagCAGAAAATATCACTAAGAAATctaaaaggaaaagaaaactaaaagaaaaaatgaaagaTAAGAAAGAGTCAGTTCCAGACTTTGAAATAAATCTTAATGACGAAAGATTTTCTGCCTTGTATGACTCCCATCTGTATAACATTGATCCCTCTGATCCTAACTTTAAGAAAACAAAGAATATGGAGAAAATTATTCAGGAGAAATTAAAAAGACGACCAAGAGATAGCGTAATATCTGAAAATACGCCAAAGAAAAGGAGAGAAGACGCCGAACTAAATGtcttagttaaaaatattaagagaaaaactaaacaagttttaaataaataa
- the LOC123656300 gene encoding TP53-regulated inhibitor of apoptosis 1-like: protein MNSIGEECTELKKKYDDCFNSWFSERFLKGDHDDSMCAGIFKVYQECVKNAMKQQSIDFKEVDKDVLGTDSEFKVPPSDNSS from the exons atgaatagtatAGGGGAAGAGTGTAccgaattaaagaaaaaatatgatgATTGTTTTAATTCATGGTTTTCGGAGCGTTTTCTTAAAGGCGATCACGATGACTCCATGTGCGCTGGTATTTTTAAGGTGTATCAGGAATGTGTTAAG AACGCAATGAAGCAGCAAAGTATTGATTTTAAAGAAGTGGACAAAGATGTTTTAGGAACCGATAGCGAATTTAAAGTACCACCGTCTGATAACAGCAGTTGA
- the LOC123656296 gene encoding transcription elongation factor SPT4, with protein sequence MSLDTVPKELRGLRACLVCSLIKTFDQFEYDGCDNCDEFLRMKNNKDNVYDCTSNNFDGMIAVMSPEDSWVCKWQRISRFCKGVYAISVSGRLPAGVIREMKSRGIAYRPRDTSQR encoded by the exons atgtcTTTAGACACAGTTCCTAAGGAATTAAGAGGTCTAAGGGCCTGTTTAGTGTGTTCTTTAATCAAg ACATTCGATCAATTTGAATATGACGGGTGCGATAATTGTGATGAATTTCTACGCatgaaaaataacaaagatAATGTATATGACTGCACGAGTAATAATTTTGATGG tatGATCGCTGTTATGAGCCCAGAAGACAGTTGGGTTTGTAAATGGCAAAGAATAA GTAGATTTTGTAAAGGAGTTTATGCAATCTCTGTTTCCGGACGTCTTCCAGCTGGCGTCATTAGAGAAATGAAGAGTCGGGGAATTGCTTACAGGCCTAGAGATACAAGTCAAAGATAA